Genomic segment of Sphingopyxis lindanitolerans:
GTTGGGCGGCGACGGCCTCGACGATTGGGCGGTGCTGGTCCTGATGGGCCAGCGCGTCGCCGAGCGCGCCGACCTGTCGCCCGCCGACGGGGTCGAGGCGGGGCTGACCGCCGCCTTTCGAGGCGCGGGCAAGCCGATCCGCGGGCTGGAGAGCGCGAAAGCGCAATTGATGCTGTTCGAAACGCTCGATCCCGCGGCCCAGCGCGCGCTGCTCGTCCGCGCCGCCGAAAATTCGGACCATGCGAAAGAAGAGATTCGCGCCATGGCGGCGGCCTGGTCGCGCGGCGATGTCGGGGCGCTGACGACGATCGTGAACGAGGACATCGACGAGGTCCCTGCGGCGCGCAAGGCGATCATCACCGACCGCAACCGGCGTTGGAGCCTGTGGGTGGAGCAGCGTCTGGGCCAGCCGGGCACCGTGCTGATGGCGGTCGGCGCGGGGCATCTGGTGGGCAAGGATGGCGTGCCGGCGATGCTGGCGGCCGAGGGGTATGAGGTGGTGCGAGTGCAGTAGGCTTATGAGCTTCGGCAATAGGGAGGGAGGAAGGCCTTTCCTGCTCCGTCTCCTGCTCCGTCATCCCGGGTCAAGCCCGGGGTGACGATGAAGAGGTGTCCGCTTTCGGTCGGCCCGCCCATTGCCCTGCCCGCTTGCATTTCCGCCGCGTCCCCGCTATGCGCCCGCGCTTCCGTCATGGTCATCCCTGGAGGCGTGGCGGAACTGTGTAACCGAACTCGGAGAAAATATATGAGCGATCAGCTGACGCTGACGGCCGAGACGCGCGAACGTGGAGGCAAGGGAGCCTCACGCGAACTGCGTCGCAACGGTCGTGTCCCCGCCGTCGTCTATGGCGGCAAGGAAGAACCCCTGATGATTCACGTCGAGGAAAAGCTGCTGATGAAGCAGTTGATGACCGGCATTTTCCTGAACTCGGTCGTGATGATCGAGGTTGACGGCAAGACCATCCGCACCCTGCCCAAGGACGTCGCGTTCCACCCGGTCAAGGATCGTCCGATCCACGCCGACTTCCTGCGCGTGTCGAAGGACACCAAGGTCCAGGTCGGCGTCCCCGTGCTGTTCGTGAACGAGGAATTGGCCCCCGGCCTGAAGCGCGGCGGCGTGCTGAACGTCGTGCGCCACGAGCTGGAACTGGTCTGCGA
This window contains:
- a CDS encoding 50S ribosomal protein L25/general stress protein Ctc, with product MSDQLTLTAETRERGGKGASRELRRNGRVPAVVYGGKEEPLMIHVEEKLLMKQLMTGIFLNSVVMIEVDGKTIRTLPKDVAFHPVKDRPIHADFLRVSKDTKVQVGVPVLFVNEELAPGLKRGGVLNVVRHELELVCEADKIPDDITIDLTGFDVGDSIHISHVTLPKGVESAITDRDFTIATIVAPSALKSSGGDTSKDEGEAAEEGEA
- a CDS encoding TraB/GumN family protein, coding for MTAGGIACLLWGRRLAAALLPLLLTACHAAPTIEARPAMWLVADDDTQIYLLGTMHALPAGTDWDGGKVADAINKADELMLELSPRELAKAGAIFQTLAPRAAPLAMNARLPAKALAGYRAIEDGEPLGGDGLDDWAVLVLMGQRVAERADLSPADGVEAGLTAAFRGAGKPIRGLESAKAQLMLFETLDPAAQRALLVRAAENSDHAKEEIRAMAAAWSRGDVGALTTIVNEDIDEVPAARKAIITDRNRRWSLWVEQRLGQPGTVLMAVGAGHLVGKDGVPAMLAAEGYEVVRVQ